GGGTCGCGGTCAAGGACGCGTCGAACCCGACGAAGGTGACCACCGAGCCCACCTGGAGCACCTTCCTCGTCCCAGGTGAGAGGGCACGCATGCTCATGGACGTTCCCGCCGGTCAGGGCGGGAAGGTCGAGAGCCTGACGTACCGCAGCAACGTGACGAACCAGGACCGGACCGCCTTGGTCTGGACCCCGCCCGGCTACGACCCGGACCGTGCCGAGCCGTACCCCGTCTTCTACCTGCAGCACGGTGGCGGCCAGAACCACACGGACTGGGTCGAGATGGGACGCGCCAAGCAGATCCTCGACAACCATTCCGTTGACGGCAACCTGGTGCCGATGGTGGTCGTGATGAGCAACGGCAACGTGCCCGACTTCAACAAGGAACTGCTGGAGAACATCGATCCGGCCGTCCGCGCCCGCTACAACGTCTCCGGCGACCCGTCGCGGCAGGCCCTCGCCGGCCTCTCGATGGGCGGTGGGCAGACGATGGGGATGCTCAAGGCGCACCCGGGCCGGTTCGCCTACATCGCGGCGTTCTCGGCCGGGTTCGGCAGCGGGAACGGCGTCGACGTGGCGGCGATCAACAGCGGGACCAAGCTGCTGCGCATGTACGTCGGCGACGTGACCGACTTCGTCTACCCGTCGTTCATGGCGGGACTGACCACGATGGACAACCTCGGCGTCCACTACGAGTTCGACGGCGTCACCCCCGGCCCGCACGGCTGGGACGTCTGGCAGAAGAACCTCATCGACCTGGCACCGCGCTTGTTCAAGCGCTGATCCCAGGCCCGTCGGAGGCGAGACCACCGGGCCACCGGTGATGCTCGCCGCGCACGTGAGCGTGTGAGCGCTCACATCGAGAAATCGGCACGAGGGGCAGGGCGCGGAGGGTGTCATCCGTGCCCCGTCCCGGCCGATCGCCCGGCCTCAGCGGCGGCGCATGGACCCTTGTGCGCTGTGACCCCGAAGGGGAGATCATGTCAATGAAGACGAAAAGATTACTTGTCACGGCGGCCATGCTCGCCGCAGCGAGTGCGCTCGCCGCCTGCGCCCCCGACGCGGGAGGGGGCGCGAACACCGCGGGTGGGAGCGCCGCGCCCGCGGACAACGCCGGTGGGAACAACGCGAGCAACTGCACGAACACGATCAGCAAGAAGGACCTGCCGGTCGTGACCTTCTGGGGCTGGTACCCCAACATGCAGCTCGTCGTCGACAACTTCAACAAGCAGAACAACGAGGTGCAGGTCTGCTGGACCAACGTCGGCCAGGGCGGTGACGAGTACGACAAGTTCCAGACGGCCATCTCCGCGGGCACCGGCGCGCCCGATGTGATCATGATCGAGGCGGACCGGATTCCGACCTTCCAGATCCAGAAGGCGCTCGTCGACATCAAGCAGTACGGGTACGACGCCGTCAAGGACAACTACGGCCCGGGCGCGTGGAAGGACGTCTCGATCGGCGGCGCGGTCTACGGCGTGCCGGTCGACGGCGGCCCGATGGCGATGATCTACCGCAAGGACGTCTTCGACAAGTACAAGATCACGCCGCCGAAGACGTGGGCCGAGTACGAGCAGGCGGCGCAGAAGGTGAAGGACGCGGGCGGCCCGCTGTTCGGCGACCTGGGCGCGAACGTGCCGGCCGTCCTGATGGCGCTGCAGATCCAGAAGGGCGCCAATCCGTTCACCTACGATCCGGCGAAGCCGGAGACGATCGGCGTCAAGCTGAACGACCAGGCGTCCAAGGACGTGCTCGACTACTGGGGGGGCCTCGCCAAGAAGGGCCTGGTCGGGACGCAGGACCAGTTCACGCCGGAGTACATCGCCGGTGTGGTCAACGGGAAGTACGCGACGTACATCTCGGCGGCGTGGGCGCCCGGATACCTCACCGGCGCCGGCGTCGGCAAGGGCGAGGACACCGGCAAGTGGGCGGTGGCGCCGCTCCCGCAGTGGGATCCCGCCAACCCGGTGCAGGTGAACTGGGGCGGGTCGGCCTTCTCGGTGACGAACCAGGCGAAGAACCCCGAACTCGCGGCGAAGGTGGCGTACGGCCTCTACGCCGACGACGAGTCGCTCACCGACGGCTGGACCA
This genomic window from Microbispora sp. ZYX-F-249 contains:
- a CDS encoding extracellular solute-binding protein, which translates into the protein MSMKTKRLLVTAAMLAAASALAACAPDAGGGANTAGGSAAPADNAGGNNASNCTNTISKKDLPVVTFWGWYPNMQLVVDNFNKQNNEVQVCWTNVGQGGDEYDKFQTAISAGTGAPDVIMIEADRIPTFQIQKALVDIKQYGYDAVKDNYGPGAWKDVSIGGAVYGVPVDGGPMAMIYRKDVFDKYKITPPKTWAEYEQAAQKVKDAGGPLFGDLGANVPAVLMALQIQKGANPFTYDPAKPETIGVKLNDQASKDVLDYWGGLAKKGLVGTQDQFTPEYIAGVVNGKYATYISAAWAPGYLTGAGVGKGEDTGKWAVAPLPQWDPANPVQVNWGGSAFSVTNQAKNPELAAKVAYGLYADDESLTDGWTNQIIFPLNLKALNDPKFVDLKVAFFDGQQANKEVYVPAANAYKGMTYAPFGQYYFDAMTKQVSALIEGSVTGAQAADRVQEDVVGYAKEQGFTVQ